One genomic region from Erythrobacter mangrovi encodes:
- the hisF gene encoding imidazole glycerol phosphate synthase subunit HisF, whose translation MTVRIRVIPCLDVAEGRVVKGVNFVDLKDAGDPVEQAQAYDAAGADELCFLDISASHEGRGTLLDIVRRTAEVCFMPLTVGGGVRSVEDARALLLAGADKVAVNSAAVARPELVSEIAEKFGSQCVVASVDARAAISGDIRGWEVFTHGGRKATGIDAVEHAVRLAELGAGELLVTSMDADGTKDGYDVDLTRAIADAVSVPVVASGGVGTLQHLVEGVTRGNASAVLAASIFHFGEHTIAEAHAALRAAGLPARG comes from the coding sequence GTGACCGTCCGCATCCGTGTCATTCCCTGTCTCGACGTCGCCGAGGGGCGCGTGGTGAAGGGTGTCAATTTCGTCGATCTCAAGGACGCGGGCGACCCGGTCGAGCAGGCGCAGGCCTATGATGCGGCCGGGGCTGACGAACTCTGCTTTCTCGATATCTCGGCCAGTCACGAGGGGCGCGGGACGCTGCTCGATATCGTCCGGCGCACGGCGGAAGTGTGCTTCATGCCGCTGACCGTTGGTGGCGGAGTTCGCAGCGTCGAGGACGCGCGCGCTTTGCTGCTCGCCGGGGCTGACAAGGTTGCGGTCAACAGCGCGGCGGTTGCGCGGCCCGAGTTGGTTTCGGAAATCGCCGAGAAGTTCGGCAGCCAGTGCGTCGTCGCCAGCGTCGATGCGCGCGCGGCGATCAGCGGTGACATCCGCGGTTGGGAGGTGTTCACCCACGGCGGGCGCAAGGCGACGGGGATCGATGCGGTGGAACATGCCGTTCGCCTGGCCGAACTGGGCGCGGGCGAACTGCTGGTAACCTCGATGGACGCCGATGGGACCAAGGACGGGTATGACGTCGACCTGACCAGGGCTATTGCCGATGCGGTTTCGGTGCCTGTGGTGGCAAGCGGGGGTGTCGGTACGCTCCAGCATCTGGTCGAGGGCGTGACGCGCGGCAATGCCAGCGCGGTCCTGGCGGCATCGATCTTCCATTTTGGCGAGCACACCATTGCTGAAGCGCATGCAGCGCTTCGAGCAGCGGGGTTGCCGGCTCGTGGTTGA
- a CDS encoding SspB family protein, producing the protein MSDDTPDSLIPYDTIVQEALRAVVGRVLGEIEAGGGELPGAHHFYITFKTHAPGVTIPKNLRERFPDEMTIVLQNKFWNLTVRDDGFSVGLSFNQVPAELDIPYAAITQFVDPAVDFGLQFQATVADMAPAPTEHPENDGTEQGDDGAAKGADDGSNVVSIDFGRKK; encoded by the coding sequence ATGAGCGACGATACGCCCGACAGCCTGATCCCCTATGACACGATTGTGCAGGAGGCACTGCGCGCAGTCGTAGGCCGGGTGCTGGGAGAAATCGAAGCGGGCGGCGGGGAATTGCCCGGCGCGCACCATTTCTACATCACCTTCAAGACGCACGCCCCCGGCGTGACGATCCCCAAGAACCTGCGCGAACGGTTCCCCGACGAAATGACCATCGTGCTCCAGAACAAGTTCTGGAACCTGACAGTGCGCGATGACGGTTTTTCGGTGGGCCTGTCGTTCAACCAGGTGCCTGCCGAACTCGACATTCCCTATGCCGCAATCACACAGTTCGTCGATCCGGCGGTCGATTTCGGACTGCAGTTCCAGGCCACAGTGGCCGACATGGCACCCGCCCCTACCGAACATCCCGAGAACGACGGTACCGAACAGGGCGACGACGGGGCGGCCAAGGGGGCCGACGACGGCTCGAATGTCGTGAGCATCGACTTCGGTCGCAAAAAGTAG
- the hisH gene encoding imidazole glycerol phosphate synthase subunit HisH, giving the protein MAEVVALVDYGAGNLHSVENALRKVGAEVKVTADPDVIRAADRIVLPGVGSFKACAEGLRATIGVVEAMHERVFVGGAPFLGICVGMQLLATRGLEHGETPGLDWIDGTVRLITPTDTSVKVPHMGWNDVAALPHARDHEVIAAGEAYFLHSFHFKARHHDNVLAMTDHGGGLVAAVGRDNIVGVQFHPEKSQAYGLGLLSRFLEWAP; this is encoded by the coding sequence GTGGCTGAGGTCGTGGCCCTCGTCGATTACGGCGCGGGCAATCTGCATTCGGTCGAGAACGCGCTGCGCAAGGTCGGGGCCGAAGTGAAGGTCACCGCCGATCCCGATGTCATACGCGCGGCGGACCGCATCGTCCTGCCGGGCGTGGGCAGCTTCAAGGCGTGCGCTGAAGGATTGCGGGCGACCATCGGGGTTGTCGAGGCCATGCATGAACGGGTCTTCGTCGGCGGCGCGCCATTCCTCGGCATTTGCGTTGGCATGCAATTGCTCGCCACGCGCGGTCTCGAGCACGGGGAGACGCCCGGCCTCGACTGGATCGACGGGACCGTAAGGCTGATTACGCCGACCGACACCTCGGTGAAGGTCCCGCATATGGGCTGGAACGATGTCGCGGCGCTTCCGCATGCGCGCGACCATGAAGTGATCGCTGCGGGCGAGGCCTATTTCCTCCATTCCTTCCATTTCAAGGCACGTCACCACGACAATGTGCTGGCCATGACCGATCACGGTGGTGGGCTTGTCGCGGCGGTCGGGCGCGACAATATCGTCGGAGTGCAGTTCCATCCCGAGAAGAGCCAGGCCTACGGGCTTGGCCTGCTGTCGCGTTTCCTGGAGTGGGCCCCATGA
- a CDS encoding SMP-30/gluconolactonase/LRE family protein: MARTQRLVADGIHFAEGPRWHDGRLWFSDFYAHRIYSVSEAGGDLRVELQLDGDEQSSGLGWMPDGSLLFVKMQAQELWRRRPDGRTERHADLSGIATFWCNDMVVDAEGRAYVGNFGFDLDAELSARGPESVLADHPTTPIVLVETDGTVRPAAGAERFSFPNGTVITPDGKTLVVGETLAARLTAFDIAQDGTLSNRRVWAETAPHIPDGICLDAEGAIWIADPLAPRCVRFAEGGEVLEVVETEGLNCYACMLGGAEGRTLFTLVAPSSHREHASTQKSGRIYACEVGAPRAGRP; the protein is encoded by the coding sequence ATGGCCCGAACCCAGCGCCTGGTCGCCGACGGCATCCATTTTGCCGAGGGACCGCGCTGGCATGACGGCCGGTTGTGGTTTTCTGACTTCTACGCTCATCGAATCTATTCGGTGAGTGAAGCGGGTGGGGACCTGCGTGTCGAACTCCAGCTCGACGGTGACGAGCAGTCCTCGGGCCTCGGATGGATGCCCGATGGCTCGCTGCTGTTCGTCAAGATGCAAGCACAGGAGCTGTGGCGGCGCCGGCCCGATGGACGGACCGAGCGACATGCGGACCTGTCAGGCATCGCTACTTTCTGGTGCAACGACATGGTCGTCGATGCCGAGGGCCGCGCCTATGTCGGGAATTTCGGCTTCGATCTCGATGCGGAACTTTCCGCACGAGGGCCTGAAAGCGTGCTGGCCGACCACCCGACCACACCGATTGTGCTGGTCGAAACCGATGGAACTGTCCGCCCAGCAGCCGGTGCGGAGCGATTCAGTTTTCCCAATGGCACGGTCATCACGCCAGATGGGAAGACACTGGTCGTTGGCGAAACGCTCGCTGCCCGTTTGACTGCCTTCGATATCGCGCAGGATGGTACATTGTCGAACCGGCGCGTTTGGGCGGAAACGGCACCGCACATCCCCGATGGTATCTGCCTCGATGCGGAAGGCGCGATCTGGATCGCCGACCCCCTGGCTCCGCGCTGCGTGCGTTTCGCAGAGGGCGGGGAAGTGCTCGAGGTGGTCGAGACCGAAGGCCTCAACTGCTACGCCTGCATGCTTGGTGGAGCCGAAGGGCGTACGCTTTTCACGCTGGTTGCCCCCAGCTCGCATCGAGAACACGCCAGCACCCAGAAGTCGGGGCGGATCTATGCGTGCGAGGTCGGTGCTCCTCGCGCCGGTCGGCCCTAG
- the hisB gene encoding imidazoleglycerol-phosphate dehydratase HisB → MRTGRITRDTAETKILVEVNLDGTGTYDVATGIGFLDHMVEQFAKHSLIDVIMKVDGDLHVDQHHTTEDSALALGQALSAALGDKGGIARYGSAYSPMDETLARVALDISGRPYLVWKTGFSQEKLGEWDTELIEHWFHSVAQTCGLTLHVELLYGTNNHHICEAIYKGFARAMRAAVEVDPRKGGAIPSTKGQLGG, encoded by the coding sequence ATGCGAACAGGCCGTATCACTCGCGACACCGCGGAAACGAAGATCCTTGTCGAGGTCAATCTCGACGGTACCGGCACATATGATGTCGCCACCGGCATCGGCTTCCTCGACCACATGGTCGAACAATTTGCCAAGCATTCGCTGATCGACGTGATCATGAAGGTCGATGGCGACCTGCACGTCGACCAGCACCATACCACTGAAGATAGCGCACTCGCGCTCGGCCAGGCGCTTTCCGCCGCCCTTGGCGACAAGGGTGGAATTGCGCGCTACGGCAGCGCCTATTCGCCGATGGATGAGACGCTGGCGCGGGTCGCGCTCGACATTTCGGGGCGACCCTACCTGGTGTGGAAGACGGGATTCAGCCAGGAAAAGCTCGGCGAATGGGATACTGAGCTGATCGAGCACTGGTTCCATTCGGTTGCCCAGACCTGCGGGCTGACGCTGCACGTCGAGCTGCTCTACGGCACCAACAACCACCATATCTGCGAGGCGATCTATAAGGGCTTCGCCCGCGCGATGCGTGCGGCGGTGGAAGTCGATCCACGCAAGGGCGGGGCCATCCCCAGCACGAAGGGGCAACTCGGTGGCTGA
- the tolQ gene encoding protein TolQ: MTILTLLASVAPTRLDPIHLFLDADIVVQTVMAGLLLASLWVWMIIVSFSLRMGTLRSRTIQYEADFWQAENFDRFMSERGKKDIPAARVAQAAVEEWRRSTKTTVRDPDALRQRLAVAMDSQIALEADDIAERLNFLATVGSVAPFVGLFGTVWGIMNSFFQIGTQGSSSLAVVAPGISEALFATAIGLFAAIPAVIAYNRFSHRVDRYEARLTRFADKLSATFSRQLEAR, from the coding sequence ATGACGATACTAACCCTTCTCGCCAGCGTTGCCCCCACCAGGCTCGATCCCATCCACCTGTTCCTCGATGCCGACATCGTGGTGCAGACGGTCATGGCCGGATTGCTTCTCGCCAGCCTGTGGGTGTGGATGATCATCGTCAGTTTCAGCCTGCGCATGGGCACGCTGCGCAGCCGAACCATCCAGTATGAAGCCGACTTCTGGCAGGCGGAAAACTTCGACCGCTTCATGTCCGAACGCGGCAAGAAGGACATTCCCGCCGCCCGGGTGGCGCAGGCCGCGGTAGAGGAATGGCGCCGCTCGACCAAGACCACCGTGCGCGATCCCGACGCGCTGCGCCAACGGCTTGCCGTCGCGATGGACAGCCAGATTGCGCTGGAGGCGGACGATATCGCCGAACGGCTCAACTTCCTCGCCACCGTCGGCTCGGTCGCGCCCTTCGTCGGCCTGTTCGGTACAGTGTGGGGCATCATGAACAGCTTCTTCCAGATCGGGACGCAGGGAAGCTCTTCGCTCGCGGTCGTCGCGCCGGGCATTTCGGAAGCGCTGTTCGCCACCGCGATCGGCCTGTTCGCAGCAATCCCGGCGGTGATTGCCTACAATCGCTTCAGCCACCGGGTCGATCGCTACGAAGCGCGCCTCACGCGTTTCGCCGACAAGCTTTCGGCGACCTTCAGCCGCCAGCTGGAGGCGCGTTGA
- the gmk gene encoding guanylate kinase, translating to MAESEQTQDKSPRPNLARRGLMFILSSPSGAGKTTISRMLLEADPEIKLSISVTTRPPRPGEIDGVHYYFVDDAEFDRMVEEDDFYEWAHVFGHRYGTPKGRIRAALKEGQDFMFDIDWQGTQQLYQKDQQDVVRVFILPPSIAELRRRLEGRAQDSDDVIDERMERARAEISHWDAYDYVVINEDVNACFAKVREILDAERMKRQRQTGLIPFVRELMS from the coding sequence ATGGCCGAATCCGAACAGACCCAAGACAAGAGCCCCCGCCCCAACCTCGCGCGGCGCGGACTGATGTTCATCCTCTCCTCGCCCAGCGGCGCGGGCAAGACCACGATCAGCCGGATGCTGCTCGAGGCGGATCCGGAGATCAAACTCTCCATCAGCGTCACCACCCGCCCACCGCGGCCGGGAGAGATCGATGGCGTGCACTACTATTTCGTTGACGATGCCGAATTCGACCGGATGGTCGAAGAGGACGACTTCTATGAATGGGCGCATGTCTTCGGGCACCGCTACGGCACGCCGAAGGGGCGTATCCGCGCGGCGCTGAAGGAAGGCCAGGACTTCATGTTCGACATCGACTGGCAGGGCACGCAGCAGCTCTACCAGAAGGACCAGCAGGACGTGGTTCGCGTGTTCATCCTGCCGCCGAGCATTGCCGAACTGCGCCGCCGTCTCGAAGGCCGCGCGCAGGACAGCGACGATGTCATCGATGAGCGCATGGAACGTGCCCGGGCGGAGATCAGCCACTGGGACGCCTATGACTACGTGGTGATCAATGAGGACGTGAACGCGTGCTTCGCCAAGGTTCGCGAGATCCTCGACGCCGAGCGGATGAAGCGCCAGCGCCAGACCGGGCTGATCCCCTTCGTCCGAGAATTGATGAGCTAG
- the hisA gene encoding 1-(5-phosphoribosyl)-5-[(5-phosphoribosylamino)methylideneamino]imidazole-4-carboxamide isomerase, with the protein MIVFPAIDLKGGQVVRLAEGDMDRATVYGDDPVAQALSFAEAGAEHLHVVDLDGAFAGESRNREVVERIVEAFPGYVQLGGGIRNRTAVEGWFDLGVARIVIGSAALKDPEFVKDMAREFEGGIVVAVDAKDGMVATEGWAEVSDVGVVDMARRFEDAGVASLLFTDIGRDGLLKGVNIEATVDLALQVDIPVIASGGVKGLDDIHVLSLHAKDGIEGVITGRALYDGRLDLAAALAMAGRA; encoded by the coding sequence ATGATCGTCTTTCCCGCAATCGACCTCAAGGGTGGCCAGGTCGTGCGCTTGGCCGAAGGCGATATGGATCGCGCCACGGTTTATGGCGACGATCCCGTTGCCCAGGCACTGAGCTTTGCCGAGGCCGGCGCCGAACACCTGCACGTCGTCGACCTCGACGGAGCCTTTGCCGGGGAAAGCCGCAATCGCGAGGTTGTCGAGCGGATCGTCGAAGCATTCCCGGGCTACGTCCAGCTTGGCGGTGGCATCCGCAACCGTACCGCGGTGGAAGGCTGGTTCGATCTGGGCGTGGCGCGCATCGTGATCGGCTCCGCCGCACTAAAGGATCCGGAGTTCGTCAAGGACATGGCGCGCGAATTCGAAGGCGGCATCGTCGTCGCGGTCGACGCCAAGGATGGCATGGTCGCAACCGAGGGCTGGGCCGAAGTGTCCGATGTCGGCGTGGTCGACATGGCGCGACGCTTCGAGGACGCGGGCGTTGCCAGCTTGCTGTTCACCGACATCGGTCGCGATGGCCTGCTCAAGGGCGTCAATATCGAGGCGACCGTCGACCTTGCGCTGCAAGTCGATATCCCGGTGATCGCCAGCGGTGGGGTCAAGGGTCTGGACGACATCCATGTGCTGTCGCTCCATGCGAAGGACGGGATCGAAGGCGTCATCACCGGGCGTGCACTTTACGACGGCCGGCTCGACCTGGCGGCTGCGCTGGCAATGGCGGGACGGGCATGA
- a CDS encoding histidine triad nucleotide-binding protein, producing the protein MPIDPTLPYDDNNIFAKILRGEIPSTKVYEDEWAYAFEDINPQAQVHTLVVPKARYVSWDDFSERASAEEIAGFVRAVGKVARDKGLVEPGYRMMANIGPHGGQEVPHLHVHIFGGQPLGPMIWRR; encoded by the coding sequence ATGCCGATCGACCCGACCCTGCCCTACGATGACAACAACATCTTCGCGAAGATCCTGCGCGGGGAAATCCCCTCGACCAAGGTGTACGAGGATGAGTGGGCCTATGCCTTCGAGGACATCAATCCGCAGGCGCAGGTCCATACGCTGGTGGTTCCCAAGGCACGGTATGTCAGCTGGGACGATTTCAGCGAGCGGGCGAGTGCCGAGGAAATTGCCGGTTTTGTTCGCGCGGTGGGCAAAGTGGCGCGTGACAAGGGGCTGGTTGAGCCCGGTTACCGCATGATGGCCAATATCGGCCCGCATGGCGGCCAGGAAGTACCGCACCTCCATGTCCATATCTTTGGGGGGCAGCCGCTTGGCCCAATGATCTGGCGGCGTTGA
- a CDS encoding phosphoribosyl-ATP diphosphatase has product MDTLTRLEAIIAARKGANPASSYVAQLNHRGLPVMARKLGEEAVEAVTAALAGSRDELVGEAADVLFHLLVLLGAKDVSLAEVLAELDRREGTSGIDEKNSRNA; this is encoded by the coding sequence ATGGATACACTAACGCGCCTCGAGGCTATTATCGCCGCCCGGAAGGGCGCAAACCCTGCATCCAGCTATGTCGCTCAGCTCAACCATCGCGGCCTCCCCGTGATGGCGCGCAAGCTGGGCGAAGAGGCTGTCGAGGCGGTTACGGCCGCGCTGGCCGGCAGTCGCGACGAGTTGGTGGGCGAAGCTGCCGACGTCCTGTTTCACCTGCTCGTCCTGCTGGGGGCCAAGGACGTATCGCTGGCCGAAGTGCTGGCCGAACTCGATCGGCGCGAAGGCACTTCGGGCATTGACGAGAAGAATTCGAGGAACGCCTGA
- a CDS encoding YbgC/FadM family acyl-CoA thioesterase: MTLPHPPDGVVDGSRHLYAVRVYYEDTDLSGITYHANYLRWFERARSDLLRRLGIDQRAAIESGGGAYAVSELSLKYLRPAKLDDDVLIDTRCVDLRAASCRMHQKAFRIGGAGDELLAEAHLRVGFVSPEGRPIRQPEEWRAAFARFGIHED; encoded by the coding sequence ATGACCTTACCCCACCCTCCCGACGGCGTCGTTGACGGAAGCCGCCATCTCTATGCGGTTCGCGTCTATTACGAGGACACCGATCTTTCGGGCATCACCTACCATGCCAACTACTTGCGCTGGTTCGAACGTGCGCGCAGCGATCTGTTGCGCCGGCTCGGCATCGACCAGCGAGCGGCGATCGAGAGCGGCGGCGGCGCCTATGCAGTGTCCGAACTCTCGCTCAAGTACCTGCGCCCCGCGAAGCTCGACGATGACGTGTTGATTGATACGCGTTGCGTGGATCTGCGTGCCGCCTCGTGCCGGATGCATCAGAAGGCATTCAGGATCGGCGGGGCAGGCGACGAATTGTTGGCCGAGGCACATTTGCGCGTCGGCTTCGTTTCCCCCGAAGGCCGGCCGATCCGCCAGCCGGAAGAATGGCGCGCAGCCTTTGCGCGCTTTGGCATTCACGAGGACTGA